A window of the Equus asinus isolate D_3611 breed Donkey chromosome 20, EquAss-T2T_v2, whole genome shotgun sequence genome harbors these coding sequences:
- the SAFB2 gene encoding scaffold attachment factor B2 isoform X2, with amino-acid sequence MDMVDVSVLGEADAESSSTAGLGADGILESLCDSKGYVAAQLRELPAQRTGHAVDGDGFENTLDASPMDFKVPPDVEEPLSEPENEKILDILGETCKSEPVKEEGPELEQPFAQDTSSVGPDRKLAEEEDLFGSGHPEEGALDVAGESPGQAQASQADSLLAVVKREPAEEPGAGARTDCEPVGLEQRAEQSRGACEPAGACSEEAAEAPPEASSPEPGDSHEDGPKLAFEACNEVPPAPKESSASEGADQKMSSFKEEKDIKPIIKDEKGRAGSASGKNLWVSGLSSTTRATDLKNLFSKYGKVVGAKVVTNARSPGARCYGFVTMSTSDEATKCISHLHRTELHGRMISVEKAKNEPAGKKLSDRKECEVKKEKSTSADRYHPVEVKVEKTVIKKEEKIDKKEEKRPEDIKKEEKDEDELKPGPTDRSRVTKSGSRGMERTVVMDKSKGEPVISVKTTSRSKERSSKSQDRKSESKEKRDILSFDKIKEQRERERQRQREREIRETERRREREQREREQRLEALHERKEKARLQRERLQLECQRQRLERERLERERLERERMRVERERRKEQERIQREREELRRQQEQLRYEQERRPALRRPYDDGRREDPYWPEGKRLAVEDRYRPDFPRPDHRFHDCDHRDRGQYQDHVADRREGPRAVMGERDGQHYDDRHGEPPERHGRDSRDGWGGYGSDKRMSEARGLPPPPRGGRDWTEHGQRLDEHPERTWPGAVDAGTAGREHARWQGGERGLSGPSGPGHMASRGGMSGRGGFAQGGHSQAHALPGGALEGGGLAGQDRSSRVPHPHPHPHFARRY; translated from the exons GTGGATGGCGACGGCTTCGAGAACACTCTGGATGCTTCACCAATGGACTTCAAAGTCCCTCCG gaCGTTGAAGAGCCCCTGTCGGAGCCAG aaaatgagaaaatactcgACATTTTGGGGGAAACTTGTAAATCTGAGCCAGTAAAAGAAGAAGGTCCcgagctggagcagccatttgCCCAGGATACAAGTAGCGTGGGGCCAGACAGAAAGCTTGCGGAGGAAGAGGACCTTTTTGGCAGCGGCCACCCGGAGGAGGGTGCTTTAGATGTGGCCGGCGAGTCCCCGGGCCAGGCTCAGGCGAGCCAGGCAGACAGCCTGTTAGCGGTAGTGAAAAGGGAGCCGGCGGAGGAGCCGGGCGCTGGCGCGCGGACGGACTGCGAGCCTGTAGGGCTAGAGCAGCGAGCGGAGCAGAGCAGGGGAGCCTGCGAGCCCGCGGGAGCCTGTAGCGAGGAGGCCGCGGAAGCGCCCCCGGAAGCCTCGAGCCCCGAGCCCGGGGATAGCCACGAAGACGGGCCGAAGCTTGCTTTTGAAGCTTGTAATGAAGTCCCTCCGGCTCCTAAAGAGTCCTCAGCCAGTGAGGGCGCTGATCAGAAAATGAG ctcttttaaggaagaaaaagatataaagcCAATCATTAAGGATGAAAAAG GGCGGGCCGGCAGCGCTTCGGGGAAGAACCTGTGGGTCAGCGGGCTGTCTTCCACGACTCGGGCCACCGATCTGAAGAACCTCTTCAGCAAGTACGGCAAG GTTGTTGGGGCCAAAGTGGTAACCAACGCCCGCAGCCCTGGGGCTCGGTGCTACGGCTTCGTCACCATGTCCACGTCCGACGAGGCCACCAAGTGCATCAGCCACCTGCACAGGACGGAGCTGCACGGGAGGATGATCTCCGTGGAGAAG GCCAAAAACGAACCAGCTGGCAAAAAGCTGTCCGACCGAAAAGAGTGCGAAGTGAAGAAGGAAAAGTCAACGAGCGCTGACAGATACCATCCTGTGGAGGTCAAAGTGGAAAA AACCGTAattaagaaggaagagaagatcgataagaaggaggagaaaaggccCGAAGacattaaaaaggaggaaaaagacgAAGATGAGCTGAAGCCAGGGCCCACCGATCGGTCCCGAGTCACCAAATCAG GAAGCAGAGGAATGGAACGGACGGTCGTCATGGACAAATCGAAGGGAGAGCCCGTCATTAGCGTGAAGACCACGAGCAGGTCCAAAGAGAGG agcTCCAAGAGTCAGGACCGTAAATCCGagagcaaagagaagagagacatcCTGTCGTTTGATAAGATCAAGGAGCAGCGGGAGCGAGAGCGCCAGAGGCAGCGGGAGCGGGAGATTCGCGAGACTGAGAGGCGGCG GGAGCGCGAGCAGCGCGAGCGGGAGCAGCGGCTGGAGGCGCTGCACGAGCGCAAGGAGAAGGCGCGCCTGCAGCGGGAGCGCCTGCAGCTCGAGTGCCAGCGGCAGCGGCTGGAGCGCGAGCGCCTGGAGCGGGAGCGGCTGGAGCGCGAGCGCATGCGCGTGGAGCGCGAGCGCAGGAAGGAGCAGGAGCGCATCCAGCGCGAGCGCGAGGAGCTGCGGCGGCAGCAGGAGCAGCTGCGCTACGAGCAGGAGCGACGGCCGGCGCTGCGGCGGCCCTACGACGACGGCCG GCGAGAGGATCCCTATTGGCCGGAAGGAAAGCGCCTGGCCGTGGAGGACAGATACCGCCCCGACTTCCCTCGGCCAGACCACCGCTTCCACGACTGCGACCATCGCGACCGCGGCCAGTACCAGGACCACGTGGCCGACAG GAGGGAAGGTCCGAGGGCAGTGATGGGAGAGCGAGACGGGCAG CACTACGACGACCGCCACGGCGAACCCCCAGAGCGCCACGGCCGGGACTCCCGAGATGGCTGGGGCGGCTACGGCTCTGACAAGAGGATGAGCGAGGCCCGGGGGCTGCCGCCACCACCCAG GGGCGGACGGGACTGGACGGAGCACGGTCAGAGGCTGGACGAGCATCCGGAGCGCACCTGGCCGGGCGCGGTGGACGCGGGCACGGCGGGCCGGGAGCACGCGCGGTGGCAAG GTGGTGAGCGGGGCCTGTCGGGGCCCTCGGGGCCGGGGCACATGGCCAGCCGGGGCGGGATGTCTGG GCGCGGCGGCTTTGCACAGGGCGGGCACTCGCAGGCTCACGCGCTGCCCGGGGGCGCCCTGGAAGGCGGAGGACTGGCCGGCCAGGACCGCAGCAGCCGCGTCCCCCACCCGCACCCGCACCCCCACTTCGCCCGCCGCTACTGA
- the TINCR gene encoding TINCR ubiquitin domain containing, producing MAGLRRGLWRWKRFHIKVHLADEALLLPLTVRPRDTLSDLRAQLVGRGVCSWRRAFYYNARRLDDHQTVHDARLQDGAVLLLVREPR from the coding sequence atGGCGGGGCTGCGGCGGGGCCTGTGGCGCTGGAAGCGCTTCCACATCAAGGTGCACCTGGCGGACGAGGCGCTGCTGCTGCCGCTCACCGTGCGCCCGCGCGACACGCTCAGCGACCTGCGCGCCCAGCTCGTGGGCCGGGGCGTGTGCTCCTGGCGCCGCGCCTTCTACTACAACGCGCGCCGCCTGGACGACCACCAGACGGTGCACGACGCGCGCCTGCAGGACGGCGCGGTGCTGCTGCTCGTGCGCGAGCCCAG